A window from Apostichopus japonicus isolate 1M-3 chromosome 2, ASM3797524v1, whole genome shotgun sequence encodes these proteins:
- the LOC139981435 gene encoding uncharacterized protein, producing the protein MMEDSTWGSITATAVLSFTMFLRVFCSPKIQGILYNSVVSTFRLSSTSAGFMFSLMNATSFMLAPVGNLLMRYFPFRLNMSIGIIISGVFLSLVSFANSSIVLAICFTGVGIGLSVQIPNIVIYLSAVCGKSYPFYMSVLSSSTSIGIFLLPPVVQFLLASYGVFGSYLLMGALMLNGIPAIGLLRSKVDLVPTKDTLDSNSNGLLKSLKSFISPTDSFTINIALATTVFLHQFSYFAFNLYIIPFAEAQPQFHTTKFISLIASVSGAGGIIGKLMAIVVFYFLSKTPTHVLILYTISCLVTTITLSLYTFLKSFTVWLLLTFMTGMMIHLQVSMINGIVSFVVTPEAFPYAIGSQCFLYGAGEITSGILSGGIYEACNCYEALFYVLAGCSALKAIVMLVITIAANMGGEDKKLHPKIDKPAEPNQMRVKSFNQR; encoded by the exons ATGATGGAGGACTCGACTTGGGGGTCAATTACGGCAACGGCTGTCTTATCCTTTACGATGTTTTTGAGAGTTTTCTGCAGTCCTAAAATCCAAGGCATACTCTATAACAGCGTGGTCTCTACATTCCGATTAAGTAGTACATCCGCCGGTTTCATGTTTTCCCTCATGAATGCTACATCCTTTATGTTAG CACCTGTCGGCAATTTGTTGATGCGCTATTTTCCGTTCCGGTTGAACATGTCTATTGGAATTATAATTAGCGGGGTGTTTCTAAGCTTAGTGAGTTTCGCCAATTCTTCCATTGTATTGGCCATATGTTTCACTGGGGTAG GGATCGGGCTGTCTGTTCAGATACCTAATATTGTCATCTACTTATCCGCCGTATGTGGGAAATCTTATCCTTTCTACATGTCCGTTTTATCGTCGTCAACTTCGATTGGTATTTTCTTGCTTCCACCGGTCGTCCAATTCCTATTGGCATCTTACGGGGTCTTTGGTAGCTATCTTCTCATGGGAGCGTTGATGTTGAACGGAATACCGGCGATAGGCTTACTGAGGTCAAAGGTAGACTTGGTACCTACGAAAGACACCCTTGATTCGAATTCCAACGGATTGCTGAAATCGTTAAAATCGTTCATCTCACCAACGGATAGTTTCACAATCAACATTGCCTTAGCAACGACCGTCTTCCTTCATCAATTTTCATACTTCGCTTTCAACTTGTACATCATTCCATTCGCCGAGGCACAACCACAATTCCATACTACCAAATTCATTTCTCTCATTGCGTCCGTATCTGGTGCTGGTGGAATCATTGGTAAACTGATGGCGATTGTGGTGTTTTATTTCCTGTCGAAAACACCAACTCATGTGTTGATCCTTTATACCATATCGTGTCTGGTTACTACTATAACTTTATCTTTGTACACGTTTTTAAAGTCTTTCACCGTCTGGCTATTACTGACATTTATGACTGGAATGATGATACATCTACAGGTGTCCATGATTAATGGTATCGTCAGCTTTGTAGTAACACCAGAAGCATTTCCTTATGCAATCGGCTCTCAGTGTTTTCTCTACGGAGCAGGCGAAATTACATCTGGAATACTTTCAG GTGGTATCTACGAGGCATGCAACTGTTACGAGGCTCTATTTTACGTGTTAGCTGGTTGTAGTGCTCTGAAAGCAATAGTAATGTTAGTTATAACCATTGCTGCCAACATGGGGGGAGAAGATAAGAAGTTACACCCCAAAATAGACAAACCAGCAGAACCTAACCAGATGCGGGTGAAATCATTCAACCAAAGATGA